CGACGTCGACGAGTTCGACCTGCTGGAGGCTGCACTCCGTCAGCGGCCCGACTATATTGTCATGGGTGAGATTCGGGGTGAGGAGGGTCGAACGCTGTTCCAGGTCATGTCGACTGGACACACTACTTACACCACGTTCCACGCCGACTCCGTGGGCGAGGTCATCAAGCGGTTTACGACTGAACGGCTCTGTTGAAATCCTTGAAGATTTACATGTTTGTCGTGTAATTCCATGAGATGAAGACCCTCCCGAAGTCGCAGATTCTCCGTTTTACTGAGAAGGCGATCCACCTAGCACGCCGAGCAGTCTCTCGATACTCCTCGAAGTTTTCTAAACACCGCTATACACTCCCGCAGCACGTTGTTCTACTGTGTCTCAAAGTTCGGAAGAACACGACCTATCGTGGTCTGCTTGACGAACTGATCGAGATGCCACGCATTCGTCAAGCTCTTGGATTAACTGAACTACCTACGCCATCAACGCTCTGTAAGGCGTTCAATCGGCTTGATATGGCTGTATGGCGTGTTGTATTGACTCTCTCAGCGACGCTACTTCCGACGAGTGGAATCGTTGGAGTTGATGCGTCAGGGTTCGACCGCAGTCACGCCTCAAAACATTACACGAAACGGGCTGAACTCACGATTCAGCAGCTCAAAGTGACGCTGTTGGTAGATACGAAAGTGAACGCAATTCTCGATCTGCACGTGACGACGACACGAAAACACGATAGTCAGATCGCTCCATCGTTGATCAAACGCAACCCCGAGACCATCGACATTCTGCTCGGTGACAAAGGCTACGACGACCAGAAGATCAGACGACTTGCCCGTCACCACGAGGTTCGGCCACTGATTAAGCATCGTGAGTTCACATCTCTCCACAAGGCATGGAACGCACGCTTAGACGCTGATCTCTACGGACAGAGAAGTCAATCAGAGACGGTCAACTCAACGCTCAAACGAAAGTACGGTGCCTTCGTTCGCTCCCGACAATGGTGGAAACAGTTCCGTGAACTCGTTCTTAGATGTCTTGTCCACAATATCGACCGAGCCCTCTAAGATCAGTACAGAGCAAAGGTCCCACAATCGTTATCTCATCAGGCATTAACCCATTATGTATGTCAAAAGTAATTTGGACACTTGCTGTAGCATATGGTCTCGTTGGACTCGGTCTATTCTACAGTTTAGCAGTAGATTCTAGTGAGCTATTTTTAGCCATGACTACCGTCATCTATGTTCTAATGCTTCCATTAGCATATCTAGTCTATAAAAAACGGGTTGTAAGTGAGTAATCGCTCAAGAAACAGCCAATTCCCACATCTACGTAGCAGCTGTGTCACTGCTAAAAGTGTTAGTTCAATAGGATTTCAACAAAGCCGAATATGTTTGTAGACGGTGGCTGCGCTCACGCTGGGATTGAGTTCCTCGAGTTCGTACATCGACGGGAACTGGTCGGAAGACCAACTTGACGAGGAAGAAATAACGCTGGCCGACAACGAGGAGATCCTCCATGCCTTGAGTGAGTTGACTCCGGTCTACGAGAACGACCGATCGTATTTCGTGTTGGGGAACTACGACCGGGAGCCGATCCGACGGCTGAACTTAGTGGTCGACCGACTCAACCGCCGGCAAGACGCCTACGCCTTTCGGATGGTCGATATCCGTGGTGAATGGGACAACAGCATCCAGAAATTCTGCCTGATCGCCGATATCGTGACGTACCTCGTTGGTGTCGCCGAGACGGAGCCAAGTGACTTCCTCGTCGAACAGGGATTGCTCGTCGGCACGACCGAGTACTTCGCGAAAACTCACGTCCTCAAGCGAGAGTATGAGGGCGAGGAGCACCCGTTTGGCTGGATGCAGGACGGTGTCTTCGAACTATTTGACCAGGAGGAACGGCTCTATTGCTGGCAGACTGAGGAGGATCTGGTCGCCGTAACGGGTGAGCCCAGGGCAACTGTCCTCGGTTACACATCGATAGAGGGGTGTGTGCGAGTACACCCTCAAACACATCGATAGAGGGGTCTCTGGTAGGGGATCCGTTGGCTGAGATCGGTCCGGAATTTCGAGGATAAGTACATCCAGAGGAGATAGCGTCCAAATTATGGCACCTCGAGCCTTCTAGACGGTTTCTACACATCGATAGAGGGGTGTCAAGATTCCTCGTTTGGATGAGACAGGTTAGATGAGAAAAATAACAGAATCACCATTTATGGGCTGATAACAGACTGACTGTACACATCGATAGAGGGGTGTCTGCTGGAGAGTCGTATTCCGGACGGAGCTTTGGTCCAGCTACGTTTGGTTTCGGATCTGTGCTTTGACGACGGATTGAACCTCACTCTCGGAAACCATCTCGATGCGAGAGTCCTCACGGAGTGTTTCGAGAATCGTTTCAGGCCGTTCTCCGAACTGAAATTCGAGAAACATACCAGAGCTGGGGCCGTGACTCCGCCGTTCGAAATCGACAAGCGAGTACGTCGTGAGCTCTTTCATCTTGTTAACGTACGTTTCTTGGTGATACTGATCGGCGTCGATCGCATCGGTTAGGTACTGATACACTCGGTACCCAGTCGTACTCCGAGCCGTCCCGTCAGCCGTTTGTGAAGCGACCGCCGCTGTTGCGTACAGACAAAGTTTCTTTTGGGTGCTGATCCCACGAACCACCTCTAACACCCGGTTCTTCTCGACTTTCGCCTGTGCGGCTCGAACGTGGCCCTCGCAAACGCGAGCGTCACCTTCGCGTTCAGCAAGCTCTCCAGCGACTCGCATGAGATCGATCGCTTTGCGTGCGTCACCGTGCGTCTGCGCTGCAAACGCCGCTGCAAGCGGGATCACATCGTCGTCGACGACATCGTCGTGGAACGCGTCTTGGCGCCGTCGGAGGATCGCCTGAAGCTGGTTCGCGTCGTAATCGTCAAAGTGGACGTCTTCGGGGGTGAACGAACTAACCGCTCGACTCCCGACCGCGTCCATCATTTTCGTGTCGTTCGAGATGGCGACGACCGAGATGTACGCGTTCAGTTCGTCGTTCGCACCGGCTCGCGAGAGCTGATACAGGAGTCGCGAGAATGCGGGGTCCTGTTTATCCCGCCGTCCAACGAGCATGTCCAACTCATCGAGGACGAACACGACCGAGTCGAAGTGCTGGTTCACGATTCGGTAGAGTTCGTCCCACTTCTCTTTGGTCGCAACCCCGTGTTTCGGAACCTGAACGTCGACGCCGGCCTCATCCGCGGCTTGTTGAGCGAGTTCGTACACCGCAACGCCGAGCGTGTCCAAGTCCTGGCAATTCACCTCGATAGTGCCGAACCGGATATCTCGGGAGTCACAGATGCGACTGATGTTGTTACAAACCGCTTTCGTGATGAGGGATTTACCGGTTCCAGACGGTCCATAGAGGAACAGATTCGGCGGCCGGTTGTCCCCGAGGGCAACGCGAAGCATCTTCGTGACCTCTTGAAGTTGCGCATCGCGTCCCACGATGCGGTCCTCTTCGACCACAAAATTTGGATCGAGAAGCGATCGGTCTCGGATGAGACCTTTCTGTTCGTCAAACTCAAGGAGCATGTCCTCGATCGACTGTGAGGAGCTCTCGGCATCCCTCGCAGACGATTGGTCGGTAGCGGTCACGTGCGGCGGTGAGTCGTGTTGTGATGTATGAGATTTCGTCGCACTCGAAAGATCGGTTTGAGCCCCCGTCTCATCCTCCGGAGACCCCGATTCAGTAGAGGGGTCATCGGAGTCGTCAGTACCCATGGAACGACCGATACAGGCTAGTAGTAAAAAGGTTCCCCACCCCTATCGAAGTGTGATCTCCCGTTTTAGAATCTCGTTCGCTTTTGTGAAGCCGGTGTCAGCAAATAAATGATGGAAATACGTAACCGCCGGCGATGTGTTTAGCCGACACACGGTCAAACACACACACCCCTCTATCGATGTGTTCGATGTCTTCGGTGGGTGGGGGGTGAGTCGAGCCACTCGGTCGGGTGGATCGTCGGGAGATGCCGAGAAACCACTTAGATCACGCAAGACATCGTCTGATAGAACCTCCTCGTTTCTCTGTCTTCCTCTTCTTCTTCTTCTTCTTCTTTTCTAACAACAAACAACACACACACACCCCTCTATCGATGTGTTCGATGTGTTCGTTAACGCCAAATTCTGTTGGTGTGATAGCGCCAAAATTCTACCTACATTATTCAGCGCTATTCGGCGCTATTCGACGCTATTCACCCTTAATTCACCGTATAACGTCGCCTTCTCGGCTGATACCCACGAGTACCCGACAACAAGTCGCCGTCCTCTGACTGTTGTCCGGTCGACGCCAATCGGTCGAACACATCGATAGAGGGGTGTGTGTCTCTAATTGGATCCACTGATCTGGAGTGAACACATCGATAGAGGGGTGTGTCATGGAGCGAGATGTGTGGTGCCGACTGTCTCGAGTCAGTTCGTGTCACTCGATCTCCTCGGATCGCCAGTGATCTCGGCTGAAGTCGTGAGGTTCCACCTTCGATCTTGGTCTTAGGTCTATATCATAGATATTCATCTTAGATCTGCATCTCAGGCTTGTGTCTTAGCTACTGGACTCGTTGCAGGCGGCGATACCGATGATGTTGAGTTCTGTCACCGCTTCAACATCGAGTGTCTCCGGGCGGCGTGACGGCTGCAGTCTAAGCGGGCCGATGAACGACTCTGACTGTCGCGATGAACTACCCTCACTGCTGGGGAGCTTTTAGGAACTACTGCCGACGAACTGACCGTCGACGGCACGCCTGAGTACTCCCGAAACGCCGGTTGGGAGACCACTGACGAGCAGGAAACCGACGAAGATGACTCCAAACCCGACCAGTGAGACGAGCGACAGCGTCTCTCCAAGCAGGACCCAGCCCCCGACCGCCGAGACGATCGGGACGAAATAAAACAGGAGATTCGCTTGCGTCGCATCTGTCTCGTCGATGAGCGCAAAGTAAGCGAGATACGCGATCGCTCCCGAAAAGACGCCGACGTAGAGCAGCGCTGCGAGCGCGACTGGGGGCACCGAGAGCCCGGTGACGGATTCACCGGCCGAGAGGCTGAGACCGTGCGAGAGAACGGCCGCCAGCGGGACGCCCCAGACGGTCCGCGCCGTGCTCGACATCGTCGACTCAGCGCGACGAATCACCACGGCACCGAGCGCGCTCGTCACGGCGGCGCCGAACAGCAGCGGAATCCCGATCCCGCCACCAAGCAGCGCCGTCGAATCGGGATTCGCGACCAGCCCGACGCCGAGCAGCCCCAGCACCATCCCCGCCGAGCCGCGAACCGAAAGCCGATCTTCCGAAAGCAAGACGGCGGCGAACACCGGCGTCAGAATCGGGTTCAGGCTGAAGACGACCGCGGCCACACCGCTGGTCACGTCCTGTTGACCGACGAACAACAGCGCGTTCGTTAGCCCGATGACGAGCACGCCCGTTGCGAGGATGCCGATGATGTCGCCGACGGTCCGCGGCCGTAACTCCGACCGAGAAAGGCTGGTCGCTGCGAACGCCGCCAGGACGACCGCTCCGATGTCGAAGCGAACGGCGACGAAAAACAGCGGCGGAAAGTACGCCAATCCGGCCTTCGCTGCGATGAAGGTCCCACCGAACAGAACCGCCGAAACGAGAAACAACGCGCCGGTTCGCTGCGAGAACACGCTACGGCAACACCTCAGAAACAGATCCGACCGCTTGCGTGATTCTCTCCGAAATAGCAGACATATATTCGCATAGTTCCCGAAGACGGATAACGGAATTCGTAAAATATTCCGTGGAGAGAAACAGACGTATGCGGTGAGACACGATCACGGTATGAAATCGATCACGGTATGAAATCGATCACGGTATGAAATCGATCACGGTATGAAATCGATCACGGCGTGAAATTCCGTACCGAAACAATTCTTTAACGAAACGAAGGAACGAAGCGGGTTTATCAGGGCGGCCACTCCATCCTCGCATGGAGGCCCCGCTTGAGGAGATTGAGTTTCTCGCCCGGTCGCAGAACCGGGTCGCGGTGTTGCGACTGCTGGCCACCGAGTCACACACACGCCGGAGCCTCGCTGCGGCCACTGGGGCCTCGCAGGCGACGCTGGGGCGGATCCTTGAGGACTTCACCGGACTCTCGGTCACGTCTCCGGGTGGGCCAAAATAGCGCTTCTGGAAGGAATACCGCCCGAGCCTCCGACCCACTTATAAATGAAAACTGCCATTACGTCGGAGAACGAACATGCAGACGGGCAGATGACAACAAATCCAGCCGACAATCAACTCGTCACGATCGTCCTTCTCGTCCTCGCGACCGTGATCGCCGTGCCGATACTGTTCATGAGCTTCGGCATGCTCGGCTCCGGTCCGATGATGGGTGGAATGTGGGGTTCTCAGGCGTGGGGCGGTGGAACAGCGCCGTGGTGGATGCTCGCCGCCGGACTGGCGGTGCAGCTGTTGTTCCTCGTTGCCGCCGTCGCCGCCGTTTACCTGCTCTACCGTGCGATCACAGGAACCGGCGACGCAGATCGAGCCCTTGAGGAACTCCGACTCGCATATGCCCGGGGTGACATCACTGATGAGGAGTACGAACAGCGCAAAGACGCTCTCGAACGAGATTCCTGACTGTTGTCTCTCCCCCGCGCCGCAGCTCACCGATTCCCGCGATGAAACCGCGTGGGGCGTCAGTTGTCTCGGATGATCATGACTTTGACCCGGTTCACGCCGTCGAAGTTACGGAGTCGGTACGTTAATTCTCGAACGCGCTCGCCGCCTCCCTGACAGTATACGGATTCGAGACACCATTCTCCCTGGTGCGTGTGACTCGTGTTGAGAATCACGTCCTGGTACTCGTGCTGGACGCCGTGGAGCTCCCCGATCACCTCGTGATGACGATAGTCGAAGGCAACGAGCGCGACAACGTCTGCAGTGAGCTCTTCAAGCCGTGAATGGGACTCGATATACTCCTGCATTGCTTCGCGAACTGCCCGCGACCGATTGTCGAGTCCCTGGTCTTGCCACACCTGATCGAACTCTTCGACGGTCGGATCTGGAATACTGAAACTTGTTCGCATCCGTGTGCATTCGTGGGGGCTCATACAAGAGTTGCGAGTGTGCGCTCTCTCGGATTGAGGGGTACCGATCGTCACCGCTCGATCGGTGCCTCCCAAAGCAGCACCCCTGTTGCACCAACGACGAGCACACCACCAGCCACAGCGAGCGCGAACAGTGGCGAAGCGACGTCGGAGAGGATCCCGCTCCCGAGTTGAAACGGAACGACGGCGAGACCACTCACCATCGCCATCGCGCTGAGTACGGTCGCGCGCCCCATCGTCCCGATTCGGTCGTTGATGTACTGTCCGGCGAACGACCGCGTCACGTCCGAAAGTCCCCGAATCAGTAGGAACGTCGGAAGCGCGAGCACCGGAACGAAATACATCCCTATCAGCGCGCCGCCGACGATGAAGGGGAGCCACAGAAACCACGTTCGAAGCCCGAGACGAGCCCGAATCGCACCAGTGTAGTAGCTCAGTCCCGCACCGAAGAGACTGTACGTTGCGTAGAACCATCCGAGGAGGGATTTCACGCGTGACTGCGACACCCCGAGGTCGAGCACGACCGTCTCGAAGATCGGCTGCAGGAACACGAACACGAGGTATGTCACTGCCGCGTAGAGGACGTAATAATACAGCACGAACGCCCGAATGTTGCGCTGTGAGAGCGTCTGTCGGACGATCAAGATCGTCCGTCGGAGGCTCAAATCATCGGTGTCGGTTCGCTCGTAGGTCTCCGACTCATCTACCGTCAGGAGGACGAGCACGCCGACCGCCGTCATCGCGGAAGCGACGAACCACGGATACGAGAGGTCGATGCTTCCGAGATACCCTCCGGTGATAGCCGCCGCGGCGCCGATTGCCAGTGCGATGGACTCTCCCCGCCCACGGACGTTCGCGAATGCGTCCTCGGAGCGGCCGTCTGTGAGGGTGTCGTACAGCCACGCGTCTTCGCTTCCAGAGCGGAAATTGTACCCTGCTGACCAGCAGACGTACAGCACCGCGAGCGCTTGGAACGAACTGGAGAGGCCGATGCCAACGAGTGTGAACGAGATGAGGGTCGTGCCGACGAGGAGACTGTTGCGCCGACCGACACGGTCGCCGATGTAGCCTGTCGGGATCTCACCGACTAGCGTCGTCAGATTGTATATCGCCTCGAGAATAGCGATCTGCGTAAAAGTGAGCCCCTGTGCGAGAAAAAAGAGATACATAATTGGGCGGTAAAACTCGACGGCCTTGGTCGATTTGTAGAGATAATATTTCAGAACGTTCGTTGGGGGAAGCGTAGATGAATTCCAAAATGGAACCGCCATACCGGGAATGGATGTCCCGAAAAAATGGGTGTTTCGTTATGACACATCTGGTATTTCGTAATACGATCGTTGGCGTTGGTGAATCGCCAGCAGGCGTTATTTCACGTTTTCACGGCTCGCTCGATGTTGAAGACCGTATCTGCACGCGGTTTGGAATCACTCATTTCCTTCCGGAAAATCGAAACTATCACCCGTGAGCCACCACCCATAGAGGGTCTCTTGCTCTCGGCTGTCAGGACGCTTTTTCGACCGCCGGTATGTTTTCCCCTTGAGTATTTGCCGCTCGACTTTGTTCGCGGCCAGTCTGAGAGCGTGCGAGGCACCGTATCCCTCCCCATCGGCTGTGAAATAGCCGCGGTCAGTCACCAGCCGAATCCGTGCGAGCACCAGCGGCATACCTCGAGACTGTTCTTTGTGTTCATGGAGCTCGATGCTGGCTTTGATCACACTCATGTCTCCATACTTTGAGGTCATGTTTTCGATCAGCGCAGAGACACCATCATAGTCCATTCCATCCAGCAGGTCCAGTCCGAACACCTGCACTGCATTCCGGTCTTCCTGTTCCCAGGTGAGCGCCTCGAGGACGTCTGTTTTCGTGACTACGCCAATGGGTTCACTACTCTGATCTCCGAGAACCACCAACGAGGAGATCTCTCGCTCGAACATCGTTTCGACGACCTCGTCAAGTGGGGCACTTCGTCGAACCGTGACGACGACGTCGGACATCAGGTTCCGCACCGGTAGATCGAGCATGCGATCGGAATCTCCCTCACGCGCTCCGAGGCCACCGTGTCGCTCACCGCCGTGACGGCCCCCAAAGTTTCCCGGTGAGCCGCCCTGGCTCTTGGTCCCGCCCCGCGTCGTGAAATCGACGATGTCGTACAGGCTCACCATCCCAACTGCTTCGCCGTCGTCGACGACCGGGAGGTGTGCGATCCGACCTTCTCGAAGTGTGTTGAGGGCTTTACCGATCGTCGTGTCGGGGGCCGCGCTGATCAGCTTCTCCGTGTATGCATCCGCGACCGTTACGGCGCTGAGGAAGGATTGAACCGCCTCAAGGATGCTGTCACCCGTGACGATACCGACGACGCGATCATCGTCCAACACGGGAAGCGTTTTGGCGCCGCTGCCGATCATGAGCCGGGCGACCTCTCGGACGTCTGCAGTCCGATTAACCGTCGGGACGTGCTGTACCCGTGATCCAACTTTCGCCGACGGCTGGTTGGACGACGAGGCCAACTGTCGGCGGCTAACGACGCCGCGATACTCGTCACCGTCTGTCACCACGACAGCGTCGAGTTCCTGATTTTCGAACGCCCCGGCGACTTTGGAAAGCGGGGTTCCGATATCGAACTCGGTGAACTTCGGCGAGAGTATTTCCGAGATGTTCATGTGTGATCCAGAACAGGCGACCGGACAGTAATTTGGGGCCTATTGGGCACTGAGGGGTGCTATTTTGCCTCGCTCGGGGTGTTATACGCCTTCGTTGAGATCGCAGACGTAGTCTGTACCGATGATGATCCTCCAGTGTGTCATGATCTGTTCTGTGAATCGACTGCGAGAGCGGTTTCGGTCAGGATCTCGAACGGCGACGCCAGGACGTGCTGGCACTTCTGACCGCCGGTCTGTTAGATACGCTGTGGCTAACTAACCCTCGCCGTCGGTTCCTTGTAGCGATGAGACGCATACACAGCCGCGTCACACAGAGCATCGTATCCCGGTACGGAGGGGGCGAATGAGTCACTCCGCGCTCGTCGCCGGCTCGTCCACGTCGGCTTCGGGCCGATCTTTCCAGATGACGGTTCGCTGGCTGCTGGTGAAGTAGCGGTATGCGGCGTATAGTAGGTTCGGAACGCCCATCGCCCACCAAATCGTCAGGATGGCGATGAGGAGGTGAATTCCCGGGTCACCGAACTCACGCTGCACAAGCGTGACTCGATCCTGGGTTTCCTCCTCGATCCGCCATCCTGTTTCGACCTTCGCAGTGACCTCACGCCGGTAGGAGTCGGAATGGTCCATAAGGTACTGTAAGGCGGCGCACCGGGAAGTGGTTTCGCTACTGGTTGAGTATCAGTTTGTGAACTCACCAGTTATTTCCGCGTTTGCTGAATTCGTCATTACACTCCGGAGTCCTTTCAAGGCGTTGTGTTTTCGTGTGTATCCCTCGCCACTTGTCGCAATGATGTTTCCGTTGCGGTGGCGAAGTCGCCAGCGCCATTCCTCATCTCGGGCCTGATAGACTTCGAACCGAGCTAGTGATTGTGCTGCATCAGCGGCTCCCGCAAGCGGGATTTCTTCGTCCTCATTTTCGGGAGTGATGTCGAGGGACGAAACAGGAGTCGCTTCACCCGAGACGGCCCACTCCAGTTCCAGTTCGAGACTCATCTCGCCGTCTTCGGTTTCAAGCTCGATTTCTAGCGTGAGTTCGTCGGGCGTTTCGACAGTCACAGCATCCGTGTTATCACCTAATCGAATGGCGCCTGTTCGAATGCCGTCTGCCACACCGCTTAGTACGGATGCGATCTCTTCTCGATCAGCTGTCAATTCTTCTTCGTAGTCGCCTTGGGACACAGTAATAATTGGATGGAACCCATCATAAAGTACCGCTGATGTTCAGAGTGCTAACCCCGGAAGAATATGAGAACAAAACCTCTAGGCACGTGACACCTGTCACCGAAGAGACCGCTACGATAGATAGATTCGTTCGATCACTGAAAGCGATCTGATCGGGGGTACCGCTAGTTTTGATGAACGAACTCGTTGAGTTGTGTTTCGATGAGTGTCGCGACGTGCTCGCTGTATTTCCAGAGCGCGGCGTTGAGCCGCTCTTCGGTCTCGTCGTCGAGGTCGTCCCCTCCGCGGAGGACGGAATCTGTGGTGATCTGTGGATGGTAGACGCAGACCACCCCGAGTGAGGTATTCGAACTCGAGGTCCCCGTCGTGTGAATTCCGTACTGATCGGTCCCCCAGACACCATCGCCGCCCTGTCGCTCCAGTTCCGAGTCGAGCGCATCGAGCAGTTGCATCTCTTCGGGGGAGAGAACGGGATCGTCGCCGTCGAACAGTTCAACGTACGCCTCTCTCCGAGCACTCTTCGTCCACCGGTCCAACTGGGAACGCGCTCCGAGTACGAGCTGTCGTTCGTCTGGAAGCTCGGCCATACGTCTCGTACGACCGCTAGGCGAATTAACGTTTGTACGACGCCCCGCTCTGAGAGCGACTACTCTGGGTTCGTGCCCCCGTACGTTGGTCCCACGCAGACAGTGAGCGACTGCGGATCCGGATACTCTCGTTCATCCGCGAACTGGCGAACGTCGTCGACGTGATCTACCGTTCCACTCGTCGGATTCAGGATAACCAGTGCGTGCCGGCACCCACCACTCCGCGATTTCGAGCGCGGGGGTGTTGACCGATCGAACCAGGATGACGAGATGATGCTGTCGATGCGGTGTCGAACCCTTGGGACAGCCCCTTCACGGACGACGTGGGCGGCCTGCGTGGTACGAAT
This genomic stretch from Halorubrum lacusprofundi ATCC 49239 harbors:
- a CDS encoding SHOCT domain-containing protein, whose amino-acid sequence is MTTNPADNQLVTIVLLVLATVIAVPILFMSFGMLGSGPMMGGMWGSQAWGGGTAPWWMLAAGLAVQLLFLVAAVAAVYLLYRAITGTGDADRALEELRLAYARGDITDEEYEQRKDALERDS
- a CDS encoding MFS transporter, with translation MYLFFLAQGLTFTQIAILEAIYNLTTLVGEIPTGYIGDRVGRRNSLLVGTTLISFTLVGIGLSSSFQALAVLYVCWSAGYNFRSGSEDAWLYDTLTDGRSEDAFANVRGRGESIALAIGAAAAITGGYLGSIDLSYPWFVASAMTAVGVLVLLTVDESETYERTDTDDLSLRRTILIVRQTLSQRNIRAFVLYYYVLYAAVTYLVFVFLQPIFETVVLDLGVSQSRVKSLLGWFYATYSLFGAGLSYYTGAIRARLGLRTWFLWLPFIVGGALIGMYFVPVLALPTFLLIRGLSDVTRSFAGQYINDRIGTMGRATVLSAMAMVSGLAVVPFQLGSGILSDVASPLFALAVAGGVLVVGATGVLLWEAPIER
- a CDS encoding DMT family transporter produces the protein MFSQRTGALFLVSAVLFGGTFIAAKAGLAYFPPLFFVAVRFDIGAVVLAAFAATSLSRSELRPRTVGDIIGILATGVLVIGLTNALLFVGQQDVTSGVAAVVFSLNPILTPVFAAVLLSEDRLSVRGSAGMVLGLLGVGLVANPDSTALLGGGIGIPLLFGAAVTSALGAVVIRRAESTMSSTARTVWGVPLAAVLSHGLSLSAGESVTGLSVPPVALAALLYVGVFSGAIAYLAYFALIDETDATQANLLFYFVPIVSAVGGWVLLGETLSLVSLVGFGVIFVGFLLVSGLPTGVSGVLRRAVDGQFVGSSS
- a CDS encoding amphi-Trp domain-containing protein, producing MSQGDYEEELTADREEIASVLSGVADGIRTGAIRLGDNTDAVTVETPDELTLEIELETEDGEMSLELELEWAVSGEATPVSSLDITPENEDEEIPLAGAADAAQSLARFEVYQARDEEWRWRLRHRNGNIIATSGEGYTRKHNALKGLRSVMTNSANAEITGEFTN
- a CDS encoding DUF7539 family protein, with protein sequence MAELPDERQLVLGARSQLDRWTKSARREAYVELFDGDDPVLSPEEMQLLDALDSELERQGGDGVWGTDQYGIHTTGTSSSNTSLGVVCVYHPQITTDSVLRGGDDLDDETEERLNAALWKYSEHVATLIETQLNEFVHQN
- a CDS encoding CopG family ribbon-helix-helix protein; its protein translation is MRTSFSIPDPTVEEFDQVWQDQGLDNRSRAVREAMQEYIESHSRLEELTADVVALVAFDYRHHEVIGELHGVQHEYQDVILNTSHTHQGEWCLESVYCQGGGERVRELTYRLRNFDGVNRVKVMIIRDN
- a CDS encoding CBS domain-containing protein — its product is MNISEILSPKFTEFDIGTPLSKVAGAFENQELDAVVVTDGDEYRGVVSRRQLASSSNQPSAKVGSRVQHVPTVNRTADVREVARLMIGSGAKTLPVLDDDRVVGIVTGDSILEAVQSFLSAVTVADAYTEKLISAAPDTTIGKALNTLREGRIAHLPVVDDGEAVGMVSLYDIVDFTTRGGTKSQGGSPGNFGGRHGGERHGGLGAREGDSDRMLDLPVRNLMSDVVVTVRRSAPLDEVVETMFEREISSLVVLGDQSSEPIGVVTKTDVLEALTWEQEDRNAVQVFGLDLLDGMDYDGVSALIENMTSKYGDMSVIKASIELHEHKEQSRGMPLVLARIRLVTDRGYFTADGEGYGASHALRLAANKVERQILKGKTYRRSKKRPDSREQETLYGWWLTGDSFDFPEGNE
- a CDS encoding orc1/cdc6 family replication initiation protein; the encoded protein is MGTDDSDDPSTESGSPEDETGAQTDLSSATKSHTSQHDSPPHVTATDQSSARDAESSSQSIEDMLLEFDEQKGLIRDRSLLDPNFVVEEDRIVGRDAQLQEVTKMLRVALGDNRPPNLFLYGPSGTGKSLITKAVCNNISRICDSRDIRFGTIEVNCQDLDTLGVAVYELAQQAADEAGVDVQVPKHGVATKEKWDELYRIVNQHFDSVVFVLDELDMLVGRRDKQDPAFSRLLYQLSRAGANDELNAYISVVAISNDTKMMDAVGSRAVSSFTPEDVHFDDYDANQLQAILRRRQDAFHDDVVDDDVIPLAAAFAAQTHGDARKAIDLMRVAGELAEREGDARVCEGHVRAAQAKVEKNRVLEVVRGISTQKKLCLYATAAVASQTADGTARSTTGYRVYQYLTDAIDADQYHQETYVNKMKELTTYSLVDFERRSHGPSSGMFLEFQFGERPETILETLREDSRIEMVSESEVQSVVKAQIRNQT
- a CDS encoding IS5-like element ISHla2 family transposase, coding for MKTLPKSQILRFTEKAIHLARRAVSRYSSKFSKHRYTLPQHVVLLCLKVRKNTTYRGLLDELIEMPRIRQALGLTELPTPSTLCKAFNRLDMAVWRVVLTLSATLLPTSGIVGVDASGFDRSHASKHYTKRAELTIQQLKVTLLVDTKVNAILDLHVTTTRKHDSQIAPSLIKRNPETIDILLGDKGYDDQKIRRLARHHEVRPLIKHREFTSLHKAWNARLDADLYGQRSQSETVNSTLKRKYGAFVRSRQWWKQFRELVLRCLVHNIDRAL